Proteins encoded in a region of the Xiphophorus couchianus chromosome 11, X_couchianus-1.0, whole genome shotgun sequence genome:
- the proser1 gene encoding proline and serine-rich protein 1 isoform X1 yields MDKKSFDIVLDEIRKCVLTDQRIRAIEQVHGYFSSEQVMEILKYFSWAEPQIKAVKALQHKMVAIPTTKVANILNCFTFSKDRLVVLELIALNILDAQNYRPVEDLFRIHASEKKRARRILEQVCKVGCKAPVAMISSCGMIPGNPYPKGRPSLVTGTFPGILPIKKDSEKKEDGSNSMEGKGIASRIIGPFKPFPSTYNPHRPVPYPIPPCRPHATIAPSAYNNAGLVSVGGVITANVPPPPYHSSHKIAGYTKPGNPQNTTPGVNSGPLLIPHGSTPSNPAPPQASPSQPPPPTTPITPVFPGMVPSHNLNAPSPSPAPSPSVIKAGPHTPSGQVTPTPSSVIKAHTPSGTPCGTPVPSNGGFSSSPFHGLSRPGTPAASRSGQDSQSQSNSIGSAQQRAYSQSTDQQSGPSFSGMHPQGGNPSGSVIRSYTSSPLTPGSSTPVIPNCSTPGPSPKPSPVHPGQAQTQGVVAGNLNRHSGGSNSGSNSPVPSAFKGTSRSGTPSVSPLVTPSSAQAALARSLGLTHPSGSPQVSLPTQVAITGLQAISASPAATHYPGLSPFPALSSSLPSATIPTSVPTVPPSTNHPPSSVYQGLASGAAPSVASPFALGLTSAPSIFPGLSPGPNPTSFPGLAVSGGGGTRSPVLPSFMGLSGATPSSVASVAPLQAAAVGVPSSSPVLPGFASAFSSNFQPGLSGALQAPGGSGFPGLLSFPPVPGFPPSASAAALSGLHNPSMPSALLQAHPTSALENFPPQPNYHPGPGNPFSLQPGLHPQLGWQ; encoded by the exons atggaTAAGAAATCGTTTGACATCGTCTTGGATGAGATAAGAAAG TGCGTCCTTACGGACCAGCGGATCAGAGCCATAGAGCAGGTTCATGGATATTTCTCCAGTGAGCAG GTGATGGAAATCCTGAAGTACTTCTCATGGGCAGAACCGCAGATCAAAGCAGTTAAAGCACTGCAGCAT aaaatggTTGCAATCCCTACAACCAAAGTTGCAAACATTCTGAACTGCTTCACTTTCTCCAAGGATAGACTTGTTGTCCTGGAATTAATAGCTTT GAATATTTTGGATGCTCAGAATTATCGACCGGTGGAGGATCTGTTCCGGATACACGCATCCGAGAAGAAGCGCGCTCGCAGGATATTAGAGCAG GTTTGTAAGGTTGGTTGCAAGGCTCCTGTAGCCATGATCTCATCCTGTGGAATGATTCCGGGAAATCCATACCCTAAAGGCAGGCCCAGCTTGGTCACTGGCACTTTTCCT GGAATCCTTCCAATTAAaaaagacagtgagaaaaaagaagatgGCTCCAACAGTATGGAGGGGAAAGGAATTGCTTCCAGGATTATAGGACCTTTCAAACCT tttcccTCAACTTACAACCCTCATCGACCTGTTCCTTACCCTATCCCACCTTGCCGGCCTCATGCCACCATCGCACCAA GTGCGTACAACAACGCAGGCCTTGTTTCTGTGGGAGGGGTCATAACAGCCAACGTGCCCCCTCCCCCCTACCACTCTTCTCACAAAATAGCAG GTTACACCAAACCTGGGAATCCACAGAACACCACACCTGGAGTTAACAGTGGGCCACTTCTCATTCCTCATGGGTCCACTCCTTCCAACCCTGCCCCACCTCAGGCTTCACCTTCTCAGCCACCTCCCCCAACCACCCCAATTACACCAGTTTTTCCTGGGATGGTACCTTCCCACAACTTGAAtgccccctctccttccccagcTCCATCTCCATCTGTGATCAAAGCTGGACCGCATACCCCCAGTGGTCAAGTTACACCTACACCTTCGTCTGTCATTAAAGCCCACACCCCCTCGGGGACTCCTTGTGGAACTCCTGTTCCAAGCAATGGGGGTTTTTCCTCTTCCCCCTTCCATGGCCTTTCTCGACCAGGGACCCCTGCTGCCTCCCGTAGTGGCCAAGACTCCCAGTCGCAGTCAAATTCCATCGGTTCAGCTCAGCAGAGGGCCTATTCCCAGTCTACGGACCAGCAGTCAGGGCCCAGCTTCTCCGGCATGCACCCACAAGGAGGTAACCCATCTGGTTCGGTGATCCGAAGTTATACCTCTTCCCCTCTCACTCCTGGATCTTCTACTCCAGTTATCCCAAACTGTTCCACCCCGGGACCCAGTCCAAAACCCTCCCCTGTCCACCCAGGCCAGGCTCAAACACAGGGTGTTGTGGCTGGAAACCTGAACAGACATTCTGGGGGCAGCAACAGTGGCAGTAACAGCCCCGTACCCTCAGCCTTTAAGGGCACATCACGCTCTGGTACGCCGTCGGTCAGCCCACTGGTGACACCTAGTTCGGCTCAGGCTGCCCTTGCACGTTCTTTGGGCCTGACACACCCCTCAGGTTCTCCTCAAGTGTCTCTCCCTACTCAGGTTGCTATCACTGGCCTACAAGCAATATCTGCCAGCCCTGCTGCAACTCATTATCCAGGTCTGTCCCCTTTTCCGGCGCTGTCTTCTTCTCTTCCCTCTGCCACCATTCCTACATCAGTGCCTACAGTGCCTCCCTCCACCAACCATCCACCATCTTCTGTCTACCAGGGCTTAGCCTCTGGCGCTGCTCCCTCTGTAGCTTCACCTTTTGCTCTAGGCCTCACCTCTGCCCCTTCTATATTCCCAGGCCTTTCTCCTGGGCCTAACCCCACAAGCTTTCCTGGACTGGCTGTATCAGGTGGGGGTGGCACCAGGAGCCCTGTGTTGCCTTCATTCATGGGCCTATCAGGAGCCACTCCATCCTCAGTTGCATCTGTGGCCCCGCTGCAGGCAGCCGCAGTTGGGGTTCCCTCTTCATCACCAGTGTTACCAGGGTTTGCATCTGCCTTCAGCTCCAATTTCCAGCCAGG TTTGAGCGGCGCGCTCCAGGCTCCTGGAGGTAGCGGATTCCCTGGCTTGCTCTCCTTCCCTCCAGTACCAGGCTTCCCTCCCTCTGCCTCCGCTGCTGCTCTCAGCGGCCTCCACAACCCGTCGATGCCGTCTGCTCTACTTCAG GCTCATCCTACATCTGCACTAGAAAACTTTCCTCCTCAACCCAACTACCATCCTGGTCCTGGAAACCCCTTCTCTCTCCAGCCAGGACTACATCCCCAGTTGGGCTGGCAGTGA
- the proser1 gene encoding proline and serine-rich protein 1 isoform X2: MDKKSFDIVLDEIRKCVLTDQRIRAIEQVHGYFSSEQVMEILKYFSWAEPQIKAVKALQHKMVAIPTTKVANILNCFTFSKDRLVVLELIALNILDAQNYRPVEDLFRIHASEKKRARRILEQVCKVGCKAPVAMISSCGMIPGNPYPKGRPSLVTGTFPGILPIKKDSEKKEDGSNSMEGKGIASRIIGPFKPFPSTYNPHRPVPYPIPPCRPHATIAPSYTKPGNPQNTTPGVNSGPLLIPHGSTPSNPAPPQASPSQPPPPTTPITPVFPGMVPSHNLNAPSPSPAPSPSVIKAGPHTPSGQVTPTPSSVIKAHTPSGTPCGTPVPSNGGFSSSPFHGLSRPGTPAASRSGQDSQSQSNSIGSAQQRAYSQSTDQQSGPSFSGMHPQGGNPSGSVIRSYTSSPLTPGSSTPVIPNCSTPGPSPKPSPVHPGQAQTQGVVAGNLNRHSGGSNSGSNSPVPSAFKGTSRSGTPSVSPLVTPSSAQAALARSLGLTHPSGSPQVSLPTQVAITGLQAISASPAATHYPGLSPFPALSSSLPSATIPTSVPTVPPSTNHPPSSVYQGLASGAAPSVASPFALGLTSAPSIFPGLSPGPNPTSFPGLAVSGGGGTRSPVLPSFMGLSGATPSSVASVAPLQAAAVGVPSSSPVLPGFASAFSSNFQPGLSGALQAPGGSGFPGLLSFPPVPGFPPSASAAALSGLHNPSMPSALLQAHPTSALENFPPQPNYHPGPGNPFSLQPGLHPQLGWQ, encoded by the exons atggaTAAGAAATCGTTTGACATCGTCTTGGATGAGATAAGAAAG TGCGTCCTTACGGACCAGCGGATCAGAGCCATAGAGCAGGTTCATGGATATTTCTCCAGTGAGCAG GTGATGGAAATCCTGAAGTACTTCTCATGGGCAGAACCGCAGATCAAAGCAGTTAAAGCACTGCAGCAT aaaatggTTGCAATCCCTACAACCAAAGTTGCAAACATTCTGAACTGCTTCACTTTCTCCAAGGATAGACTTGTTGTCCTGGAATTAATAGCTTT GAATATTTTGGATGCTCAGAATTATCGACCGGTGGAGGATCTGTTCCGGATACACGCATCCGAGAAGAAGCGCGCTCGCAGGATATTAGAGCAG GTTTGTAAGGTTGGTTGCAAGGCTCCTGTAGCCATGATCTCATCCTGTGGAATGATTCCGGGAAATCCATACCCTAAAGGCAGGCCCAGCTTGGTCACTGGCACTTTTCCT GGAATCCTTCCAATTAAaaaagacagtgagaaaaaagaagatgGCTCCAACAGTATGGAGGGGAAAGGAATTGCTTCCAGGATTATAGGACCTTTCAAACCT tttcccTCAACTTACAACCCTCATCGACCTGTTCCTTACCCTATCCCACCTTGCCGGCCTCATGCCACCATCGCACCAA GTTACACCAAACCTGGGAATCCACAGAACACCACACCTGGAGTTAACAGTGGGCCACTTCTCATTCCTCATGGGTCCACTCCTTCCAACCCTGCCCCACCTCAGGCTTCACCTTCTCAGCCACCTCCCCCAACCACCCCAATTACACCAGTTTTTCCTGGGATGGTACCTTCCCACAACTTGAAtgccccctctccttccccagcTCCATCTCCATCTGTGATCAAAGCTGGACCGCATACCCCCAGTGGTCAAGTTACACCTACACCTTCGTCTGTCATTAAAGCCCACACCCCCTCGGGGACTCCTTGTGGAACTCCTGTTCCAAGCAATGGGGGTTTTTCCTCTTCCCCCTTCCATGGCCTTTCTCGACCAGGGACCCCTGCTGCCTCCCGTAGTGGCCAAGACTCCCAGTCGCAGTCAAATTCCATCGGTTCAGCTCAGCAGAGGGCCTATTCCCAGTCTACGGACCAGCAGTCAGGGCCCAGCTTCTCCGGCATGCACCCACAAGGAGGTAACCCATCTGGTTCGGTGATCCGAAGTTATACCTCTTCCCCTCTCACTCCTGGATCTTCTACTCCAGTTATCCCAAACTGTTCCACCCCGGGACCCAGTCCAAAACCCTCCCCTGTCCACCCAGGCCAGGCTCAAACACAGGGTGTTGTGGCTGGAAACCTGAACAGACATTCTGGGGGCAGCAACAGTGGCAGTAACAGCCCCGTACCCTCAGCCTTTAAGGGCACATCACGCTCTGGTACGCCGTCGGTCAGCCCACTGGTGACACCTAGTTCGGCTCAGGCTGCCCTTGCACGTTCTTTGGGCCTGACACACCCCTCAGGTTCTCCTCAAGTGTCTCTCCCTACTCAGGTTGCTATCACTGGCCTACAAGCAATATCTGCCAGCCCTGCTGCAACTCATTATCCAGGTCTGTCCCCTTTTCCGGCGCTGTCTTCTTCTCTTCCCTCTGCCACCATTCCTACATCAGTGCCTACAGTGCCTCCCTCCACCAACCATCCACCATCTTCTGTCTACCAGGGCTTAGCCTCTGGCGCTGCTCCCTCTGTAGCTTCACCTTTTGCTCTAGGCCTCACCTCTGCCCCTTCTATATTCCCAGGCCTTTCTCCTGGGCCTAACCCCACAAGCTTTCCTGGACTGGCTGTATCAGGTGGGGGTGGCACCAGGAGCCCTGTGTTGCCTTCATTCATGGGCCTATCAGGAGCCACTCCATCCTCAGTTGCATCTGTGGCCCCGCTGCAGGCAGCCGCAGTTGGGGTTCCCTCTTCATCACCAGTGTTACCAGGGTTTGCATCTGCCTTCAGCTCCAATTTCCAGCCAGG TTTGAGCGGCGCGCTCCAGGCTCCTGGAGGTAGCGGATTCCCTGGCTTGCTCTCCTTCCCTCCAGTACCAGGCTTCCCTCCCTCTGCCTCCGCTGCTGCTCTCAGCGGCCTCCACAACCCGTCGATGCCGTCTGCTCTACTTCAG GCTCATCCTACATCTGCACTAGAAAACTTTCCTCCTCAACCCAACTACCATCCTGGTCCTGGAAACCCCTTCTCTCTCCAGCCAGGACTACATCCCCAGTTGGGCTGGCAGTGA
- the vps36 gene encoding vacuolar protein-sorting-associated protein 36 gives MDRFSWSNGLLEINETLVIQQRGVRLYDGDDKAKLDVGVALLSTHRLIWRDGKNHDCCMAMPLSQIIFFEEQAAGIGKSAKIVIHLHPSPVNKEPGPYQNSKYSFIKLSFKEHGQIEFYRRLTEEITQKRWENTPVSQPISTGTGPQTGRTRAVGIVGIERKIEEKRKETDKNISEAFEDLSKLMVKAKEMVELSRSIASKIKDKQGDITEDETIRFKSYLLSMGIANPVTRETHGSGTHYHMQLAKQLGDMLQAPLEERGGMMALTEVYCLVNRARGMELLSPEDLLNACKMFESLKLPLRLRVFDSGVMVVQLQSHSEEEMIASALDNVTEKGSLTAEEFAKLLGLSVLLSKERLLLAEKMGHLCRDDSVEGLRFYPNCF, from the exons ATGGACCGGTTTTCGTGGTCAAATGGGCTCTTAGAAATAAACGAAACTTTAGTGATACAGCAGAGAGGTGTCAGACTGTATGACGGTGATGATAAG GCAAAATTGGATGTTGGAGTCGCCTTGTTGAGTACACATCGGTTGATCTGGAGGGACGGAAAGAATCAC GACTGCTGCATGGCCATGCCCCTGtctcagattattttctttgagGAGCAGGCTGCAGGAATAGGAAAGAG tgcaaaaatagtAATCCACCTGCATCCATCACCTGTCAACAAGGAGCCTGGTCCATATCAGAACAGCAAGTATTCTTTCATCAAGCTGTCTTTTAAAGAACATGGGCAGATTGAG ttttacaggAGACTGACAGAAGAGATTACCCAGAAAAGGTGGGAGAATACGCCAGTTTCACAACCCATCTCAACAGGAACTGGTCCTCAG ACAGGAAGGACACGCGCAGTGGGAATTGTTGGCATTGAAAGGAAGATAGAggagaagaggaaagaaacagacaagaacatttctgag GCCTTTGAGGACCTCAGTAAGCTTATGGTGAAG GCCAAAGAGATGGTGGAGTTGTCCAGATCTATTGCAAGCaagatcaaagacaaacagggAGACATAACAGAAGATGAG ACAATTCGCTTTAAGTCTTACCTCTTGAGCATGGGCATTGCTAACCCTGTTACGAGGGAAACACACGGATCTGGTACTCATTATCATATGCAGCTGGCTAAGCAACTGGGAGACATGCTGCAGGCTCCTCTAGAG GAGCGTGGCGGTATGATGGCTCTCACAGAGGTGTATTGTCTCGTCAACCGTGCCAGGGGGATGGAG cttTTATCTCCTGAAGATTTGCTAAACGCCTGCAAAATGTTTGAGTCCTTGAAACTACCCTTGAG GCTGCGTGTATTTGACAGCGGTGTGATGGTGGTCCAGCTGCAGTCTCACAGTGAAGAGGAAATGATAGCCTCAGCTCTGGACAAT GTGACAGAAAAAGGTTCCCTGACAGCAGAGGAGTTTGCAAAGCTCTTGGGTCTTTCTGTTCTTCTGTCTAAGGAGCG GTTGCTGCTTGCCGAGAAGATGGGCCACCTTTGTAGGGATGACTCTGTTGAGGGTTTAAGATTTTATCCAAACTGTTTTTga